Proteins from one Haliscomenobacter hydrossis DSM 1100 genomic window:
- a CDS encoding site-specific integrase, translating to MIQAHPDIKLVSRQLQEALAGTKNLKYRVIILLMLDCGLRVTEVVQLQRKNFNFMQNTVTVASLKKRSKRLRTRTIPLSTRLLEALADYWPRIKDPEPDTYIFPAAKTSKALYLSRVVVWKRIKKYSGGVVHPHMLRHTFATRVVREGNDIRVAQKLLGHNSQLTTEIYLHVEDQELQQAIRSIDTSTWFQKLQRRLFPPKRVHVMPLEKGLTKFHVGRKLEIAKLMDLAEKKVNVILLGPQGIGKTHLLDNYQPGKILRVDDVTYPKKMLASMLLHLFQDDKEAIAKAMFDMKDIQQVMTKESAKRLVELLIQVTRPQEYTIVFDDLSNLTRSQVTYLEKLKNHFHILAAARQIRVEHASFITNFEKLEIKPLTRPETLELIAKAASPYQNRIEDYEGFKNHIWDQTGGTPLYILEMIERYQKEAYVSTENTRDIRHTAAQRELDMMLPLIIALSALMVLRYAGGELGDDAGAYRLIGGVFLVFALFARNIYKMVKRKFV from the coding sequence ATGATCCAGGCCCACCCTGACATCAAACTCGTGTCCCGCCAGTTGCAAGAAGCGCTGGCGGGCACCAAAAACCTCAAGTACCGCGTCATCATCCTCCTGATGCTCGACTGTGGCTTGCGGGTTACCGAAGTGGTGCAGCTCCAGCGCAAGAACTTCAACTTCATGCAAAACACCGTCACTGTAGCCAGCCTTAAAAAGCGCAGCAAGCGCCTCCGCACCCGCACCATTCCACTCTCCACCCGACTCCTCGAAGCCCTGGCCGACTACTGGCCACGCATCAAGGACCCGGAGCCAGACACCTACATTTTCCCAGCGGCAAAAACCTCCAAGGCGCTTTACCTGAGCCGGGTGGTGGTGTGGAAAAGAATCAAGAAGTATTCCGGAGGAGTTGTACACCCGCACATGCTCCGCCACACCTTTGCCACCCGGGTGGTGCGCGAAGGCAACGACATCCGGGTAGCCCAAAAACTCCTCGGCCACAACAGCCAGCTGACTACCGAAATTTACCTCCACGTCGAAGACCAGGAACTCCAGCAGGCCATCCGCTCCATCGATACCAGCACCTGGTTCCAAAAGCTCCAGCGGCGTTTGTTCCCACCCAAACGGGTGCACGTCATGCCCCTAGAGAAGGGGCTGACCAAATTCCACGTGGGACGCAAACTGGAGATCGCCAAGTTGATGGATCTGGCGGAAAAGAAAGTGAATGTCATCCTCCTCGGTCCCCAGGGCATCGGCAAAACACATTTGTTGGACAACTACCAACCGGGCAAAATCCTCCGGGTGGATGATGTGACCTACCCCAAAAAGATGTTGGCCAGCATGCTCCTCCATCTTTTTCAGGACGACAAGGAGGCCATCGCCAAGGCCATGTTCGACATGAAGGACATCCAGCAGGTCATGACCAAGGAATCGGCCAAACGCCTGGTCGAACTCCTGATCCAGGTCACCCGCCCCCAGGAGTACACCATCGTGTTCGACGATCTGAGCAACCTCACCCGCAGCCAGGTCACGTATTTGGAAAAATTGAAAAACCATTTCCACATCCTCGCGGCGGCGCGCCAGATCCGGGTGGAGCACGCCAGCTTCATCACCAACTTCGAAAAACTCGAAATTAAGCCCCTTACGCGCCCGGAGACGCTCGAACTGATCGCTAAGGCCGCATCGCCCTACCAGAACCGCATCGAAGACTACGAGGGCTTCAAGAACCACATTTGGGATCAAACCGGAGGCACTCCGCTCTACATCCTCGAAATGATCGAACGGTACCAAAAAGAGGCTTATGTATCCACCGAAAATACCCGCGACATCCGCCATACCGCCGCCCAACGGGAACTGGACATGATGCTGCCCCTCATCATCGCCCTCTCGGCCCTGATGGTCCTCCGCTACGCCGGTGGCGAACTTGGCGACGACGCAGGTGCCTACCGACTCATCGGGGGCGTCTTCCTGGTCTTCGCCCTCTTCGCCCGCAACATCTACAAAATGGTCAAGAGAAAATTTGTGTAA